From Myxococcota bacterium, the proteins below share one genomic window:
- a CDS encoding nuclear transport factor 2 family protein has protein sequence MSLQSVATKFVDLCNQGKNFDVMRAMYAPGIVSVEGDGQETAGQGPVIHKSELWQGNNEIHSERVRGPYYNGRNQFAVHYTFEITRKETGKRVTLEEVGVYTVENDKITREVFYYDGDH, from the coding sequence ATGAGCCTGCAGTCCGTCGCCACGAAATTCGTAGACCTGTGCAATCAGGGCAAGAACTTCGACGTCATGCGCGCGATGTACGCCCCCGGCATCGTGTCCGTCGAAGGCGACGGCCAGGAGACGGCCGGCCAGGGCCCCGTGATCCACAAGTCAGAGCTCTGGCAAGGCAACAACGAGATCCACTCCGAGCGCGTGCGCGGCCCGTACTACAACGGCCGCAACCAGTTCGCGGTCCACTACACCTTCGAAATCACTCGCAAGGAGACCGGCAAGCGGGTCACCCTCGAGGAGGTCGGCGTGTACACCGTCGAGAACGACAAGATCACGCGCGAGGTGTTCTACTACGACGG